The Phaeobacter gallaeciensis DSM 26640 genomic sequence GCCAGAAACTGCGCCCGCCGGTCCCGGTAGAGGCGTGGCAACGCGTGCCAGGGCACCCCCGGATGGCAGTGATGCACCACATGCAGGTGATTGTTCAGAAACAAAAATCCAAGGAGACCGCCACGCTCGATAATCACCGTGCGCGCCGCCGGGTCAAGATGGGCGCGATGCTCCAGGAAGGTGCGGATCTTCAAGATCGCCAACCCCAGATAGGCCGCCAAGAGATATGCCCAGAACGGCAGCGCACTCTGCACCACCAGCCACAGCGTCAGCCCCGCGCCAAGGAGATGCAGCAACCAGTCGCGCAGCACCGCCTCATCGCCGTCGCGGATCAGCTGCGCGTCCTCTATCATAAACCGGATCTGCCCCAGCAACGGCCCCAGCAGCACCCGCCCCGCCAGCGTATTGTTGACCCACAGAAGACCCCGCTGAACGGCTCCCATCCGGCGCCACTGCGCCGGATCAAGATAATTGGTCTCAGGGTCGTCGTAGGGGTCGGTCAGCCGCTCGTCATGGTGATGCGCCAGATGGGTGTCCCGAAACCGGCCATAGGGCACCGCCAGATTGAGCGGCAGGAACATCAAGGCCTCATTCAGGACGCGCGACCGGAACGGATGGCCATGCAACGCCTCATGGCTGAGCGAGGACTGTAACGTGATCAGACAGGCCAGAACCGGTACGGCCAGCCAGACAGATACCAACGGTAGCCAAGCCAACGCCGCCCCCCAGGCCGCATAGCACCCCAGCATCAGCGCCAGCGTGCCCCATTCGACACGCCCCAATTGCAGCTGCACCCGGTCCAGCATGGCGCGCTGGCTTGGCACCTGCGGGCTAGCCTGCGGATCAGACATGACGCCGCCCCCAGCGCACCCCGGCCCAGATCCGCTCATAAAGCAGGTAGCACAGAAAGCCGACGCAGGTATTGACCAGCGCCAGCGTCCCGCCAAGCGCAAGTGACCCGGTCAGCAACCAGCCAACCCCCGCCATCATCGCCAGTCCCAGCAGGTTCCAGATCACCGCCTTCACCACTGATCGCGCTCGCGTGTCCATCTGCAGCCTCCTGTTTTTCTTACCTTTCCTCCGGCCTACACGGATCCCACGCGATGCAGAATTCCGAATATGATTAACAAAATTCAGCAAACGTGATAAAAATCATCACATGATTGATATTATGGACAAACGTCTGCGCGCGGAGCAGTTTCGCACCCGTCTCAACCGCGCGCTCAGCGACAGTGGCCTCAGCCAAAGCGCGCTGGCCCGCGCCATTGGGGTGGATCGCTCGACGATCTCGCAGCTTCTGACTGATGCCGGGGCTCGGCTGCCCAACGCCCATGTGGTCGGCGCCTGCGCCGGAGCGCTTGGGGTTTCGGCCGACTGGCTCCTTAGCCTGTCGGACCGGCCAGAGAATGCGGCCGATCTGATCGCCGCCAGCCTGTCGATGACAAAGGCACCCCGCGCCTTGGTGGATGAACGGATTTTCGACTGGCATCAGGAGGCCGAAGGTTACAAGATCCGCCACGTCCCTGCCGCCCTGCCCGACATGCTGAAAACCCGCGCGCTGCTGGAATGGGAATATGCCCCGCATCTCGGGCGCACCGCTGATCAGGCCATCGGCGCCTCAGAGGATCGGCTCTCCTGGATACGCCAGTCGCCGTCGGACTATGAAATCGCACTGCCGCTTTATGAACTGGACAGCTTTGCCCAAGGCGCGGGCTATTACGAAGGCTTGCCGCTGGAAATCCGGTTGGAGCAGCTCGACCAGTTCGAACGTCTCGCCGAACAGCTTTACCCCCGCCTGCGTATCTATCTGTTTGATGCCAAGCGGCTCTATTCCTCACCGATCACCATCTTCGGCCCGCTTTTGTGCGTGTTTTATGCAGGCAGCAACTATCTGGCCTTTCGCGACAAGGAGCGGATCGCCACCTTCACCAGCCATTTCGACAATCTGGTGCGCGAGGCCGATATCACTGCGCGACAATTGCCCGGACGGCTCAGGGCGCTTCGGGCGGCCATATCGTAAACCGGTAGCGTCAAACGCTCAGGGCTGCGCCTGCCTGGGCTGGCGCGAATGCGCCTGCCGGGGGGCAGGCAGGCGCAGCCCGGCCTATCGGTTAGGCGGTACGTTTCATCTGAAGGCGGGCGTTTCCAGACGGTTTCCGAGACGGGCCTCACACCTTGGGATCCGGGTTTTCCGTATGGCCATCCACGGCAATCACCTGCCCTGACACCAGCCGCGCTGCGTCGGACCCGAGGAACACCGCCATATTGGCAATGTCTTTCGCCTCAACGAAGGACCGCATCGATGTTCCCGAGGCATAACCATCGTAAACCTGATCGCGGGTCATGCCCTTGGCCACTGCCTCGCGCGCAAGCACGCCCTCCATCCGCGGCCCCTCCACCGCACCGGGGCAGATCACATTCGCACGAATACCAAAGGGGCCAAGCTCCATCGCCAGCGTCTTCATCAGGCCAATCACTGCCCATTTCGCCGAAGCATAAGGCGCGCGGTTCGGATAGCCATATTGCCCCGCCGTTGATGACGTCACGATGATCGATCCAGCCTTGGCCGCCTTCATCATGGGGGCTGCGTATTTGGCGGCCAGAAAACAGCCCTCTAGATTGACGCTCACACATCTGCGCCAGTCCTCAAGCGCGATGTCCTCAATCCGCGCAGTCGGCCCCGCGATACCAGCATTGGCACAAAGCACATCCAAGCCGCCCCAGACCTCCGACACTTCAGTAAACAGCGCCCTGACCCCAGCCTCATCAGTGGCATCCACCGCCGTGCTGCGCCAGCCCTCCGGCATATCCGCCAGCGCCTCAGCGCTGACATCCGTGACCCAGACCTGATGCCCGGCGGCGGCAAAGCCCTCGGCCATGGCCCGGCCGATCCCTGACCCGCCGGCAGTGACCAGAACCCTGCTTACCCCTTCAGCGCTCACCGCGGCGCACCAATGGCGCGGCCCAGCCCCTCAGGCGCGGGCAGCGCCGCATGGGCCTCTGCCAGCTTCACCAGATTGGCCTCGATATGCGGTGCAGGCGGAGCGGAGCGGCGGGTCGCAAGATCCACATGCAGCAGCATATGTTCGCCAGTCGCCAGCAACCGCTCACCGGAATACATCTCGTGCCACAGATGCATTTTCTTGCCCTGCCCCATGATCACCCGTGTGCGCACCTGAATGGGATCGCCCGCATGGACCTCGTCGATATGGCGGATATGGGTCTCAGCGGTGAAATAGCTGCCGCCACTGGCGATATACTCTGCATCGCAGCCGATGATCATCATCAGCCGGTCGGTGGATTGCGCAAAGGCATCCAGATAGCGGCTCTCGGTCATGTGGCCGTTGTAGTCGGTCCAATCCAAGGGCACGATCCGGCTCTGGGTCAGCACCGGCTGGCTCAAGTCTTCCAGATCATCCAGCGACCGCACCAGCCCGGCATCCCCCTCGCGTCCGACGTCATGCGCATTCTGCAACGCGCCTGCCCCCCAGTCATTGGCGCCCAGCGCCCGCATCATCCCCACAAGGTTGTCATCGCGAATACGCTCCAGCTCGCGGATCGAATGCTGACCGGACTGGTCATCCGACTGGCCTGCAATCAGATCGACCAGCTCATCGGTGAATTCCGGTACGTCCATCAACTTGGTCCAAGGCCATTTCAGCGCCGGGCCAAACTGCGCCATGAAATGCTTCATGCCCGCTTCACCGCCCGCCACACGGTAGGTTTCAAACAGCCCCATCTGCGCCCAGCGGATGCCAAACCCATAGCGGATCGCATTGTCGATCTCTTCGGTGGTGGCGATCCCATCCTTGACCAGCCACAGCGCCTCGCGCCAGACGGCTTCCAGGAACCGGTCGGCCACATGGGCGTCGATTTCCTTCTTCAGATGCAGGGGATACATGCCGATCTCGGTGATGATTGCCTTGGCGCTGTCACTCACGCCTGCCGGGTTGGCCTCGGTCGTGACCAACTCCACCAGCGGCATCAGGTAGACCGGGTTGAACGGATGCGCGACCACGATCTGGGCGGCATTGCTGAACCCATCCTGCAATTGCGACGGTTTATAGCCAGAGGTAGACGAGCCGATAACAGCGTCCGCCGCAACATGCGCCTGCAACGTGCCATAGACCTTCTGTTTCAGCTCCAGCCGCTCCGGCACGCTTTCCTGAATCCAGATTGCCCCGGCTACCGCCTCCTCGATGGTGGCGTGATAGCTGAGGCGGCCCTCCGCAGGCAGCGCCACATTGCCGAGCCCCGGCAAGCTGCGCCGCGCATTGGCCAGAACCTCGCCAATCTTGCGCTCGGCCTCCGGGTCCGGGTCAAACACCCGCACGTTCCAGCCGTTCAGCAGGAACCGCGCGGCCCATCCGCCGCCAATAACCCCGCCACCGATGATTGCTGCTGTTTTTGTCATGACATTGTTCTCCAAAAGACATTGGCCCATGAACCACACGAGCACGTCGCGCGGGTTAAGCGCGCATGGCTTCCTTGCCCGCTGGCAAGCAGGCAGTTTTCATTTTCATTGAATTCAAATGCGCTGGCAGCGCGAAACTGGTGATCTGCTTTAGATGAGGAAAGGCAGAACACTGAAGAACGCAAAACCGCCAAGGAAGGCGGTCCCGGCGATCCGGCCCGGGGACAGGGACTTTCGCAAAATCAGAGCAAGAACTGCTCCCAGACCGATAACCCCGGCACCAAGCCACGCCCCGGCTGCGATCCCCATGGCAGGTGGGGCAATGCTGTTTTCCACTACAGCGTCGGACAGACCGACCGCGACCCCAAACCCGGCCAAAAACAGCACGAGCGCCGCAAGCGGCCCTTTCCACCAAGCGGCCTCGGACTGAAGGAAAGCGGTGAGGGACAGCATCGAGGCAGCGAAGAATGGAAGGAATATCATTCAACCAAGTAATCCAATTCCCTTTAGGGCTTCAACCCTGGATTGCCGCCGCCCTGTGTTACGGGGCACATTTGCCCCGTTTTTTTTTGAAACGCGGATTACTTCGCCACCGGCGCGCGTTTGACCAGCCCCAACTGCGCACGCACCTCATCCGGCCCCATCAGCTTGGCCCCCATATTTTCAATGATGGTGCCCGCGCGTTCGACCAGCTGCCAGTTTTCCGCCAGCTGCCCTTTGCCGAGCCACAGGTTGTCCTCAAGCCCCACCCGCACGTTGCCGCCCGCCAAGACGGAGGCCGCCACATAGGCCATCTGATCGCGTCCCAGCGAGAACGCCGACCAGTCCCAATCGTCCGGCACATTGTTCACCATCGCCATGAAGGTGTTGAGGTCATTGGGCGCGCCCCAAGGCACCCCCATGCACAGCTGCACCAAGGCGGGGCTGGCCAACACGCCTTCCTTCACCAGTTCCTTGGCGAACCACAGATGACCGGTATCAAAGGCCTCGATCTCAGGTTTCACGCCGAGATCCGTCATCATCTGACCCATCGCCCGCAACATGCCTGGCGTGTTGGTCATCACGTAATCTGCCTCGGCAAAGTTCATGGTGCCGCAATCCAGTGTGCAGATCTCCGGCAGGCATTCGGCCACATGCGCCATTCGAGCCGTGGCGCCGATCATGTCGGTGCCCGCCTCATTCAACGGCAGAGGATTTTCGGTATCGCCAAAAACCATGTCGCCGCCCATGCCGGCAGTGAGGTTCAGCACCACGTCAGTGTCGCTCTCGCGGATCCGGTCGGTCACTTCCCGGTAAAGCGCCAGATCGCGCGAGGGCGCGCCGGTCTCGGGGTCGCGCACATGGCAATGCACAATCGCCGCCCCGGCCTTGGCCGCCGCAATGGCGCTCTCGGCGATCGCCTTGGGCGAACGGGGCACATGCGGGCTGCGATCCTGAGTGCCGCCAGAGCCAGTGACAGCACAGGTGATGAAGACGTTTTTGGCCATATTCAGAGGCATTTTGGTTTTCCCCTCGATGTACAGGGTTGTGCCCGAGTTATCCCCAAGCCTGCCCCCAGATTCCTGTTTGTGTTGATCTCAACAGTGCCGCAGCCTTGATGCACCCACTAGTCAACATGCGAATCGAACTTGATGAAATCCGCAAAAAACATCCTCCAGCCCGAGAATCAGCCGCTAAAAACGGCTGTTCTGGTGCTTGATGAGAGCAACACCCTGTCCTTCGCCGCGGCTGTCGATC encodes the following:
- a CDS encoding fatty acid desaturase — translated: MSDPQASPQVPSQRAMLDRVQLQLGRVEWGTLALMLGCYAAWGAALAWLPLVSVWLAVPVLACLITLQSSLSHEALHGHPFRSRVLNEALMFLPLNLAVPYGRFRDTHLAHHHDERLTDPYDDPETNYLDPAQWRRMGAVQRGLLWVNNTLAGRVLLGPLLGQIRFMIEDAQLIRDGDEAVLRDWLLHLLGAGLTLWLVVQSALPFWAYLLAAYLGLAILKIRTFLEHRAHLDPAARTVIIERGGLLGFLFLNNHLHVVHHCHPGVPWHALPRLYRDRRAQFLARNDGYTYPSYGVVLRRYALRAKDPVAHPIWSERQ
- a CDS encoding DUF2061 domain-containing protein; this encodes MDTRARSVVKAVIWNLLGLAMMAGVGWLLTGSLALGGTLALVNTCVGFLCYLLYERIWAGVRWGRRHV
- a CDS encoding helix-turn-helix domain-containing protein, giving the protein MIDIMDKRLRAEQFRTRLNRALSDSGLSQSALARAIGVDRSTISQLLTDAGARLPNAHVVGACAGALGVSADWLLSLSDRPENAADLIAASLSMTKAPRALVDERIFDWHQEAEGYKIRHVPAALPDMLKTRALLEWEYAPHLGRTADQAIGASEDRLSWIRQSPSDYEIALPLYELDSFAQGAGYYEGLPLEIRLEQLDQFERLAEQLYPRLRIYLFDAKRLYSSPITIFGPLLCVFYAGSNYLAFRDKERIATFTSHFDNLVREADITARQLPGRLRALRAAIS
- a CDS encoding SDR family oxidoreductase, with translation MAEGFAAAGHQVWVTDVSAEALADMPEGWRSTAVDATDEAGVRALFTEVSEVWGGLDVLCANAGIAGPTARIEDIALEDWRRCVSVNLEGCFLAAKYAAPMMKAAKAGSIIVTSSTAGQYGYPNRAPYASAKWAVIGLMKTLAMELGPFGIRANVICPGAVEGPRMEGVLAREAVAKGMTRDQVYDGYASGTSMRSFVEAKDIANMAVFLGSDAARLVSGQVIAVDGHTENPDPKV
- a CDS encoding carnitine 3-dehydrogenase gives rise to the protein MTKTAAIIGGGVIGGGWAARFLLNGWNVRVFDPDPEAERKIGEVLANARRSLPGLGNVALPAEGRLSYHATIEEAVAGAIWIQESVPERLELKQKVYGTLQAHVAADAVIGSSTSGYKPSQLQDGFSNAAQIVVAHPFNPVYLMPLVELVTTEANPAGVSDSAKAIITEIGMYPLHLKKEIDAHVADRFLEAVWREALWLVKDGIATTEEIDNAIRYGFGIRWAQMGLFETYRVAGGEAGMKHFMAQFGPALKWPWTKLMDVPEFTDELVDLIAGQSDDQSGQHSIRELERIRDDNLVGMMRALGANDWGAGALQNAHDVGREGDAGLVRSLDDLEDLSQPVLTQSRIVPLDWTDYNGHMTESRYLDAFAQSTDRLMMIIGCDAEYIASGGSYFTAETHIRHIDEVHAGDPIQVRTRVIMGQGKKMHLWHEMYSGERLLATGEHMLLHVDLATRRSAPPAPHIEANLVKLAEAHAALPAPEGLGRAIGAPR
- a CDS encoding BKACE family enzyme, which gives rise to MPLNMAKNVFITCAVTGSGGTQDRSPHVPRSPKAIAESAIAAAKAGAAIVHCHVRDPETGAPSRDLALYREVTDRIRESDTDVVLNLTAGMGGDMVFGDTENPLPLNEAGTDMIGATARMAHVAECLPEICTLDCGTMNFAEADYVMTNTPGMLRAMGQMMTDLGVKPEIEAFDTGHLWFAKELVKEGVLASPALVQLCMGVPWGAPNDLNTFMAMVNNVPDDWDWSAFSLGRDQMAYVAASVLAGGNVRVGLEDNLWLGKGQLAENWQLVERAGTIIENMGAKLMGPDEVRAQLGLVKRAPVAK